The Bemisia tabaci chromosome 5, PGI_BMITA_v3 genome includes a window with the following:
- the Rpt4 gene encoding 26S proteasome regulatory subunit 10B translates to MSAATAEPVREKSLQEYRKKLIEHKEVESRLKEMREQLKDLTKQYDKSENDLKALQSVGQIVGEVLKQLTEEKFIVKATNGPRYVVGCRRQLDKKKLKSGTRVALDMTTLTIMRYLPREVDPLVYNMSHEDPGVVTYSMIGGLAEQIQELREVIELPLKNPELFQRVGITPPKGCLLYGPPGTGKTLLARAVASMLDANFLKVVSSAIVDKYIGESARLIREMFNYARDHQPCIIFMDEIDAIGGKRFSEGTSADREIQRTLMELLNQMDGFDSLGQVKMIMATNRPDTLDPALLRPGRLDRKIEIPLPNEQARLEILKIHGRPMSKHGDIDYEAVVKLSDSFNGADLRNVCTEAGLFAIRAEREYVIQEDFMKAVRKVADNKKLESKLDYKPI, encoded by the exons atgaGTGCTGCTACGGCTGAACCCGTGCGAGAAAAATCGCTTCAAGAATATCGGAAGAAACTAATTGAGCACAAAGAAGTCGAAAGTCGTCTCAAAGAAA tgAGAGAGCAGTTGAAAGACCTTACAAAACAGTATGATAAATCTGAAAATGATCTCAAAGCTCTTCAAAGTGTTGGCCAG ATTGTTGGTGAAGTATTAAAGCAACTTACTGAGGAAAAGT tcATTGTTAAAGCAACTAATGGGCCTCGATACGTTGTTGGATGTAGAAGACAGCTCGataagaagaaattaaaatctgGTACTCGTGTAGCTCTAGACATGACAACTCTCACAATAATGAGGTATTTACCTCGTGAAGTTGATCCGCTAGTCTATAATATGTCTCATGAAGATCCTGGTGTTGTTACTTATTCAATGATTGGAGGTCTTGCAGAGCAGATACAAGAATTGAGAGAG gttaTTGAACTACCTCTAAAGAACCCAGAGCTCTTCCAAAGAGTTGGTATCACTCCTCCTAAAGGTTGTCTGCTGTATGGCCCACCTGGAACAGGGAAAACCCTTCTCGCTAGAGCTGTCGCCAGTATGTTGGATGCTAATTTCTTAAAG GTTGTATCAAGTGCTATTGTTGACAAGTACATCGGAGAGAGTGCTCGGCTGATTCGTGAAATGTTCAACTATGCCAGAGATCATCAACCTTGCATAATATTCATGGATGAAATTGATGCAATTG GTGGAAAAAGGTTTTCTGAAGGTACATCGGCTGATCGTGAAATTCAGCGTACTTTGATGGAGCTTCTCAATCAAATGGATGGCTTTGACTCTTTAGGACAG GTGAAAATGATCATGGCTACAAATCGTCCTGACACACTAGATCCTGCCTTACTGCGACCAGGTCGTCTTGAcaggaaaattgaaattcccctCCCTAATGAACAAGCcaggcttgaaattttgaaaattcatgggCGGCCCATGTCCAAGCATGGTGACATAg attatgaAGCAGTTGTGAAACTATCAGATTCATTCAATGGCGCTGATTTACGGAATGTGTGTACCGAAGCTGGATTATTTGCCATTCGAGCAGAAAGAGAATATGTTattcaagaagattttatgaaAGCTGTACGTAAGGTTGCAGATAATAAGAAACTAGAATCTAAGTTAGATTACAAGCCAATAtaa